In the genome of Fulvivirga maritima, one region contains:
- the gatB gene encoding Asp-tRNA(Asn)/Glu-tRNA(Gln) amidotransferase subunit GatB yields MIDKSVREKYTAVIGLEVHAQLLTKTKIYNTDANAYGHSPNTNVSVITLGHPGTLPKLNKKVVEYAIKMGLACNCDISREQIFDRKNYFYPDLPKGYQLTQDRTPICMNGHVTVFPKNGESRDIVLNRIHIEEDAGKSIHLAEETDSLVDFNRAGVPLIEIVTEPAIRSSEEANSFLTEIRKLVRYLDICDGNMEEGSLRCDANISVMPKGSSTLGKKVEVKNMNSIRNVQRAIDHEIERQIAEIENGNAIFSETRTFDAATGTTAGMRTKEELNDYRYFPDPDLSPLIVSEEWLKEIEASMPSLPNELLAKYVKEYSLPEYDAQVLTDTKEIAAYFEALCGKTDNYKAASNWVMGPVKSYLNDSNEKIEELSVTPEKLAEIIQLVDESKVSFSAASQRLFPAMLKSNGQSALETAESLGLLQDSDSDSISELIDDVLAAFPDKVAAYRKGQKGLIGMFMGEVMKKSNGSADPKVANELLRNKLA; encoded by the coding sequence ATGATAGATAAATCGGTAAGAGAAAAATATACCGCGGTTATTGGTCTTGAGGTTCATGCTCAGTTACTGACTAAAACAAAAATATACAATACAGATGCTAACGCATATGGGCATTCACCTAATACTAATGTGAGTGTAATTACGTTAGGTCACCCAGGTACACTGCCTAAGTTGAATAAAAAGGTAGTGGAATATGCTATTAAAATGGGGTTAGCCTGTAATTGTGATATTAGCCGTGAGCAGATTTTTGACAGGAAGAATTATTTCTACCCTGACTTACCGAAAGGCTATCAGCTTACTCAGGATAGAACTCCTATCTGTATGAATGGTCATGTTACGGTTTTCCCGAAAAATGGAGAATCAAGAGATATCGTGCTTAATAGAATTCATATAGAAGAAGATGCGGGTAAGTCTATTCACCTGGCAGAGGAGACCGATAGCCTGGTAGATTTTAACCGTGCTGGTGTGCCGCTTATTGAAATAGTGACAGAGCCAGCCATAAGATCATCAGAAGAAGCTAACTCGTTCTTAACTGAGATAAGGAAGCTGGTTCGTTATTTGGATATTTGTGATGGTAATATGGAAGAAGGTTCATTGCGCTGCGACGCTAACATTTCTGTTATGCCTAAAGGTTCTTCTACACTCGGCAAAAAGGTGGAAGTGAAGAACATGAACTCTATCCGTAATGTGCAAAGAGCCATAGATCATGAGATAGAAAGGCAAATAGCAGAGATTGAAAATGGGAATGCTATATTTTCTGAAACCAGAACTTTTGATGCTGCTACAGGAACTACTGCAGGCATGCGTACAAAAGAAGAACTGAATGATTATAGGTATTTCCCTGATCCGGATCTAAGTCCGTTAATTGTTAGTGAAGAGTGGTTAAAAGAGATAGAGGCTTCTATGCCTAGCTTGCCTAATGAGCTTTTGGCTAAATATGTTAAAGAATATAGTCTGCCAGAATATGATGCTCAGGTACTAACAGATACCAAAGAGATAGCAGCCTATTTTGAAGCATTATGTGGCAAAACTGATAACTATAAAGCGGCTTCAAACTGGGTAATGGGGCCAGTGAAGTCTTACTTGAATGACTCTAATGAGAAGATAGAAGAGCTGAGCGTAACTCCTGAGAAGCTGGCTGAGATCATACAACTGGTAGATGAAAGCAAAGTGAGCTTTTCAGCGGCCAGTCAGAGGTTGTTTCCTGCTATGCTCAAGTCTAATGGGCAATCAGCCTTAGAAACGGCTGAGTCTTTAGGCTTATTGCAAGATAGTGATAGTGATAGCATCAGTGAACTGATAGATGATGTGTTGGCAGCATTTCCTGATAAAGTGGCAGCTTATCGTAAAGGTCAAAAAGGCCTTATAGGAATGTTTATGGGCGAGGTAATGAAGAAAAGTAATGGGAGTGCCGATCCTAAAGTAGCAAATGAACTTTTAAGAAATAAGCTTGCTTAA
- the alaS gene encoding alanine--tRNA ligase has product MDSRSIRKKFLEFFKDKGHQIVPSAPMVNKNDPTLMFTNAGMNQFKDFFLGNKKPAYLRATDTQKCLRVSGKHNDLEEVGLDTYHHTMFEMLGNWSFGDYFKEEAIAWSWELLTEVYKLPKERLYVTVFGGDKGDQLDIDHDAYDYWTKIIDKERILYGSKKDNFWEMGDTGPCGPCSEIHIDLRPQEEIDKEPGKDLVNEDHPLVVEIWNLVFIEFNRQASGELVSLPAKHIDTGMGFERLCMAIQNKTSNYDTDVFTPLIDYVCKKAGITYGENKANDIAVRVISDHVRAISFAVADGQLPSNTGAGYVIRRILRRAVRYGYTFLKQDAPFIYELVAILVEQFHDVFPELKAQEDFVAKVIEQEEASFLRTLENGLKKLDAVTEQMKADGSQVIEGKLAFELYDTYGFPLDLTSLIARENGFTVDEKGFSAEMQVQKSRSKADAAKETGDWNVVNTGEDVEFIGYDHLESKSRILRYRTIKQKGKNIYQLVLDKTPFYAESGGQVGDKGYLEADGEKVHVIDTKKENDLIIHITDRLPANLEAEFDAIVNVQKRALTMNNHSATHLLHAALRQVLGNHVEQRGSLVNADVLRFDFSHFQKLTPEEIKEIEKIVNRKIRENIPLVEKRNVPIEEAKSMGAMALFGEKYGDFVRVITFDENYSVELCGGTHVKSTGQIGLLKIVSEGSVAAGVRRIEAITADAAEEYVNNQLELIEEVKELLKNPKDLKAAVGSLVEQRNKLEKEIEALHAGETQKLKQDLIGKVKSESGIQVLIEKVSLPAGDALKTLSFELKNEVENLFMVLAADIEGKPQISVVVADNLIKEKELNAGAIVRELAKEIKGGGGGQPFFATAGGKDLSGLDNVLEKAREII; this is encoded by the coding sequence ATGGATTCTAGGTCAATAAGGAAAAAGTTTCTCGAGTTTTTTAAGGATAAAGGGCACCAAATAGTTCCCTCAGCACCTATGGTAAACAAGAATGATCCTACATTAATGTTTACTAATGCAGGTATGAACCAGTTTAAAGATTTCTTTCTGGGGAATAAGAAGCCTGCCTACTTGAGAGCTACAGATACACAGAAATGTTTGAGGGTTTCAGGAAAGCATAACGACCTTGAAGAGGTAGGGCTGGATACGTACCATCATACAATGTTCGAAATGTTGGGTAACTGGTCATTTGGAGATTATTTCAAAGAAGAAGCCATTGCCTGGTCATGGGAGCTGCTTACCGAAGTATATAAATTACCTAAAGAAAGGTTATATGTAACCGTGTTTGGTGGTGATAAAGGAGATCAGTTAGATATTGATCATGATGCTTATGACTACTGGACAAAAATCATAGATAAAGAAAGAATACTCTACGGTTCTAAGAAGGATAACTTCTGGGAAATGGGAGATACAGGCCCATGTGGCCCTTGTTCTGAGATTCATATCGATTTAAGGCCACAGGAAGAGATAGATAAGGAGCCGGGTAAAGACCTTGTGAATGAAGATCATCCTTTGGTGGTGGAGATCTGGAACCTGGTATTTATTGAGTTTAACAGACAGGCTTCTGGTGAGTTAGTATCATTGCCTGCTAAACATATAGATACAGGTATGGGTTTTGAAAGGCTTTGTATGGCTATACAAAACAAGACCTCTAACTATGATACCGATGTTTTCACTCCTTTAATAGATTATGTTTGTAAAAAGGCGGGCATTACCTATGGTGAAAATAAAGCCAACGACATAGCGGTAAGAGTAATCTCTGATCACGTAAGAGCTATTTCATTTGCCGTGGCTGATGGTCAGCTACCTTCTAATACAGGAGCTGGTTATGTTATAAGAAGGATACTAAGGCGTGCCGTGAGATATGGCTACACCTTCTTAAAACAAGATGCTCCTTTCATTTATGAATTGGTGGCTATATTGGTGGAACAGTTTCATGATGTATTTCCTGAACTTAAAGCCCAGGAAGATTTTGTAGCTAAAGTAATAGAGCAAGAAGAAGCTTCTTTCTTAAGAACCTTAGAAAATGGTCTTAAGAAGTTAGATGCGGTAACAGAACAAATGAAGGCGGATGGTTCTCAAGTAATAGAGGGAAAATTGGCCTTTGAATTATATGATACCTATGGATTTCCGCTTGACCTTACTTCTTTGATAGCCAGAGAAAATGGCTTTACTGTAGACGAGAAAGGCTTTTCTGCGGAAATGCAAGTGCAAAAATCACGCTCTAAAGCTGACGCAGCTAAAGAAACCGGTGACTGGAATGTGGTGAATACCGGCGAAGATGTAGAGTTTATTGGCTATGATCATCTGGAGAGCAAGTCTCGTATTCTTAGATATAGAACCATAAAGCAAAAAGGAAAGAATATTTATCAGCTGGTGCTGGATAAGACTCCGTTCTACGCAGAGAGTGGTGGTCAGGTAGGTGATAAGGGCTATTTGGAGGCCGATGGAGAGAAGGTTCACGTAATAGATACTAAGAAAGAAAATGACCTGATTATCCACATTACTGACCGTTTGCCTGCTAATCTGGAAGCGGAATTTGATGCCATAGTAAATGTGCAAAAGAGAGCACTTACCATGAACAATCACTCTGCTACACACCTTTTGCATGCAGCTTTGAGGCAGGTGCTAGGTAATCACGTAGAGCAGAGAGGTTCATTAGTAAATGCAGATGTGCTTAGGTTTGACTTTTCTCATTTCCAAAAATTAACTCCAGAAGAAATTAAGGAGATTGAGAAAATTGTCAATAGAAAGATAAGAGAGAATATTCCTTTAGTAGAAAAGAGAAATGTGCCAATAGAAGAAGCTAAATCTATGGGTGCTATGGCTTTGTTCGGCGAAAAATATGGTGATTTTGTAAGAGTAATCACTTTCGACGAGAACTACTCAGTAGAGCTTTGTGGTGGTACTCACGTGAAATCTACCGGACAGATAGGGCTATTGAAGATAGTTTCAGAAGGTTCTGTAGCTGCAGGTGTGAGAAGGATAGAGGCTATTACGGCTGATGCTGCTGAAGAGTATGTAAACAACCAGCTTGAGCTGATAGAGGAAGTGAAAGAGCTGCTTAAAAATCCTAAAGATTTAAAGGCTGCAGTAGGTAGTTTGGTAGAGCAACGTAATAAACTGGAGAAGGAGATTGAAGCTTTACATGCAGGAGAAACACAAAAGCTTAAGCAAGACCTTATAGGCAAAGTGAAGTCAGAAAGTGGTATTCAGGTGCTTATAGAGAAGGTGTCACTTCCTGCTGGAGATGCTTTAAAAACGCTTTCATTTGAGCTTAAGAATGAAGTTGAAAACCTATTTATGGTTTTAGCTGCTGATATTGAAGGTAAGCCACAGATCTCAGTAGTGGTGGCAGATAACCTTATAAAAGAAAAAGAATTGAATGCTGGAGCTATTGTTAGAGAGCTGGCAAAAGAGATAAAAGGAGGGGGTGGTGGTCAGCCATTCTTTGCCACCGCTGGTGGAAAAGATCTGTCTGGGCTTGATAATGTTTTGGAGAAAGCCAGAGAGATTATTTAA
- a CDS encoding M23 family metallopeptidase produces the protein MARIKYYYDTETCRYERAKVTTSDVILNMLGFLSVAFVLSLVVVLIYNTYFESPTEAQLKKENKELSKYYEELETEMGEMNNVISALEERDSKIYRKIYEAEPLPSTVREAGHGGAEEYKRIIEKGLQDKKLVLNTFKKIDKLKRQASIQNQSFDEIMQMAKENSERLSSLPAIQPINNPDHTRLASGFGLRINPFHKARVMHSGIDFAAPRGTAVYATGNGEVSFIKDKSALQTGYGNYIEIDHGFGYKTKYAHLSKIDVHEGQQVKRGDVIGYVGSSGGSVAPHVHYEVIKEDKKIDPVNFLMQGLNDNDFQQLLNLATRENQSFD, from the coding sequence ATGGCCCGAATAAAATATTACTACGATACAGAAACCTGCCGATACGAGAGAGCAAAGGTGACCACCTCTGACGTCATTCTCAATATGCTTGGATTTCTTTCTGTAGCCTTTGTGCTATCACTGGTTGTAGTACTTATATACAACACCTATTTCGAATCGCCTACTGAGGCACAGTTAAAAAAGGAAAACAAAGAACTTAGCAAGTATTACGAAGAACTCGAAACCGAGATGGGCGAGATGAATAATGTAATAAGTGCTTTGGAAGAAAGAGATAGCAAAATATACAGAAAAATATATGAAGCTGAGCCTTTACCATCTACTGTACGTGAAGCAGGCCATGGTGGTGCAGAGGAATACAAAAGAATTATAGAAAAAGGATTACAGGATAAAAAATTAGTTCTTAATACCTTTAAGAAGATTGATAAACTAAAAAGACAGGCAAGCATCCAAAATCAATCTTTTGATGAAATTATGCAAATGGCTAAAGAAAACAGTGAGAGATTATCCTCATTGCCGGCCATTCAGCCTATCAATAACCCTGATCATACCAGGCTGGCATCAGGATTTGGTTTGAGAATTAACCCTTTTCATAAAGCCAGAGTAATGCACAGCGGTATAGATTTTGCGGCGCCAAGAGGTACTGCGGTTTATGCAACGGGTAATGGAGAAGTAAGCTTTATTAAAGACAAAAGTGCTCTCCAAACAGGATATGGCAACTATATAGAAATTGACCATGGGTTTGGTTATAAAACCAAATATGCACACTTAAGTAAAATAGATGTGCACGAAGGACAACAAGTGAAGAGAGGGGACGTAATAGGCTATGTAGGTAGCTCAGGAGGATCTGTCGCCCCCCATGTTCATTATGAAGTGATTAAAGAAGATAAAAAAATAGATCCGGTTAACTTTTTAATGCAAGGTTTAAATGATAACGACTTTCAGCAATTGCTAAACTTGGCAACCAGAGAAA